The Pseudodesulfovibrio alkaliphilus genome has a window encoding:
- a CDS encoding dimethylarginine dimethylaminohydrolase family protein — MFTHAITRRPSEEMVEGITSANLGTPDPHLALAQHKAYCMTLATLGLELTVLDAEPGYPDCCFVEDTAVVCEHVAVLAPLGAPSRQGEEASVEPVLLRHRPVVRVSPPALFEGGDVLQVQDTFFIGLSERTNMAGATALGEALARHGYAWHALEMGDALHFKTDVSFVGDNTLLVSPFFDKAPELARFRRIVVDNDEAYARNCLFINGTVIVPAGFPRTLAAIKALGRPTVELDMSEFRKLDGGLTCLSLRF, encoded by the coding sequence ATGTTTACACACGCCATAACCCGCCGCCCGTCCGAAGAGATGGTTGAGGGTATCACCTCCGCCAACCTTGGAACCCCTGACCCGCATCTTGCTCTGGCCCAGCACAAGGCATACTGCATGACCCTGGCAACCCTGGGTCTGGAGCTGACCGTGCTCGACGCCGAGCCGGGATACCCGGACTGCTGCTTTGTGGAGGACACGGCCGTGGTTTGCGAGCATGTGGCCGTGCTGGCCCCTCTGGGCGCACCCTCGCGCCAGGGCGAGGAGGCGAGCGTCGAGCCGGTGCTGCTGCGCCACAGGCCCGTGGTGCGCGTCAGCCCGCCCGCCCTGTTTGAGGGCGGCGACGTGCTCCAGGTGCAAGACACCTTTTTTATCGGCCTGTCGGAGCGGACCAACATGGCCGGGGCCACGGCCCTGGGCGAGGCGCTGGCCCGCCACGGCTACGCCTGGCATGCTCTGGAGATGGGCGATGCCCTGCATTTCAAAACCGATGTCAGCTTTGTTGGCGACAACACCCTGCTGGTGTCTCCCTTTTTCGACAAGGCCCCGGAGCTGGCGCGGTTCCGGCGCATTGTGGTGGACAACGACGAGGCATACGCCCGCAACTGCCTCTTCATCAACGGCACGGTCATCGTGCCTGCGGGTTTTCCGCGCACCCTCGCAGCGATCAAGGCGCTGGGGCGGCCCACGGTGGAGCTGGACATGTCCGAGTTCCGCAAGCTTGACGGCGGGCTGACCTGCCTGTCGCTACGCTTCTAG
- a CDS encoding AsmA family protein: protein MTKPLKIGLIAIGSLLALFVAAAVVLVLTVDPNKYKDEISQLVKEQTGRDLVFEGDIGFSFFPWLGLEVGPVALGNRPGFSPEAMIRISRAEASIRLLPLLSGEVSIGVIALDGFTANLAVNAQGVNNWDDLAKPDDTAAPAPTPQQDQTADTAAGQSIKDISVLGVEITNASLFYADAAAGTAVSLVNLGLVVGEIGDKRPFPFELAFDLTLDQAADKPKITTRPKLAGTAVIDLKAAAFDVTDLTLDALGMRLSGFAYVKAKDGLAYSGEVDLARTSLREIMKQVGVEPPVTADKAALSALAAALKFNGTDNAAIIESLRVTLDDTTITGTGSVKNFAKPAMEFAINVDDIDADRYMPPAGAAEPSADTAAKASPADASPASEPDLTALRELDLNGRITVGKAKAMNLRVADVLCQIVARGGVLTVSPFTAKLYDGTLDATTVLDARPAAAAWKAQAAVSGVQAGPLLKDMTGKEQVLGTAVVKYDLSGTGLTPDAIKRSLSGTASFAFTDGAINGINVAKMLRDAFNTLRGRPASGDEPMRTDFAELLGSARITNGHIVNDDLLMKSPLLRLTGKGWADLPKDSVDYLATVTVVGTLKGQDGASVEELTGLPLPIRARGSLADPSISLDMKALAEALLKGSFKEGAKGIEETLRQTILGRGRTSDEATKEPERKSPADLLKKLF, encoded by the coding sequence ATGACCAAACCGCTCAAGATAGGACTCATCGCCATCGGCTCGCTGCTCGCCCTGTTCGTGGCAGCGGCGGTCGTCCTGGTGCTGACCGTGGACCCCAACAAATACAAGGATGAAATCTCCCAACTGGTCAAGGAGCAGACCGGACGCGATCTCGTCTTTGAAGGCGACATCGGTTTCAGTTTTTTCCCCTGGCTGGGGCTTGAGGTCGGCCCGGTGGCCCTGGGCAACCGGCCCGGCTTCTCTCCCGAGGCCATGATCCGCATCAGTCGGGCCGAGGCGTCCATCCGTCTTCTGCCGCTCCTTTCGGGCGAGGTGTCCATCGGGGTCATTGCCCTGGACGGGTTTACGGCCAATCTGGCGGTCAACGCCCAGGGCGTGAACAACTGGGACGATCTGGCCAAGCCCGACGACACGGCCGCCCCGGCTCCGACCCCGCAGCAGGACCAGACCGCAGACACCGCCGCCGGACAATCCATCAAGGACATCTCCGTCCTCGGCGTGGAGATCACCAACGCCAGCCTGTTCTATGCCGACGCAGCCGCGGGCACGGCCGTCTCCCTGGTCAACCTCGGACTCGTGGTGGGCGAAATCGGCGACAAACGCCCCTTCCCCTTTGAACTGGCCTTTGACCTGACCCTTGATCAGGCCGCGGACAAGCCCAAAATCACTACCCGGCCGAAACTGGCGGGCACGGCCGTCATTGATCTCAAGGCCGCCGCCTTTGATGTCACCGACCTGACCCTTGATGCCTTGGGCATGCGCCTGTCTGGCTTCGCCTATGTCAAGGCCAAGGACGGGCTGGCCTATTCCGGCGAGGTGGACCTCGCCCGCACCAGTCTTCGCGAAATCATGAAGCAGGTGGGCGTGGAGCCGCCGGTCACGGCCGACAAGGCCGCCCTCTCGGCCCTGGCCGCAGCCCTCAAGTTCAACGGAACAGACAACGCCGCCATCATCGAATCCCTGCGCGTCACCCTTGACGACACCACCATCACCGGAACAGGCTCGGTCAAAAACTTTGCCAAGCCCGCCATGGAGTTCGCGATCAACGTGGACGACATCGACGCGGACCGCTACATGCCACCGGCCGGCGCAGCCGAGCCCAGTGCTGACACCGCCGCCAAGGCCAGCCCGGCCGACGCCTCCCCGGCCAGCGAGCCGGACCTGACGGCCCTGCGCGAACTGGACTTGAACGGCCGCATCACCGTGGGCAAGGCAAAGGCCATGAACCTGCGCGTGGCCGATGTTCTCTGCCAGATAGTGGCCCGCGGGGGCGTTCTGACCGTCAGTCCCTTCACGGCCAAACTCTATGACGGCACCCTGGACGCCACCACGGTGCTCGACGCCAGACCGGCCGCCGCCGCATGGAAGGCCCAGGCCGCAGTGTCCGGCGTCCAGGCCGGACCGCTGCTCAAGGACATGACCGGCAAGGAACAGGTGCTCGGCACGGCCGTGGTCAAATACGATCTCTCCGGCACCGGCCTGACGCCGGACGCAATCAAGCGTTCCCTCTCGGGCACGGCCTCCTTCGCCTTCACCGACGGCGCCATCAACGGCATCAACGTGGCCAAGATGCTGCGCGACGCCTTCAACACCCTCAGGGGCAGACCCGCTTCCGGCGATGAACCCATGCGCACCGACTTCGCGGAGCTGCTCGGCAGCGCCCGCATCACAAACGGCCACATCGTCAACGACGACCTGCTCATGAAATCGCCGCTCCTGCGCCTCACCGGCAAGGGCTGGGCCGACCTGCCCAAGGACAGCGTGGACTATCTGGCAACGGTCACGGTGGTGGGCACCCTCAAGGGTCAGGACGGCGCATCCGTCGAGGAGCTGACCGGCCTGCCCCTGCCCATCCGGGCACGCGGCTCCCTGGCCGACCCATCCATCAGTCTGGATATGAAGGCCCTGGCCGAGGCGCTGCTCAAGGGCAGCTTCAAGGAAGGCGCCAAGGGAATCGAGGAGACCCTGCGCCAGACCATCCTCGGCCGCGGCAGAACCTCTGACGAAGCAACCAAGGAGCCCGAAAGGAAGTCCCCGGCGGATCTGCTCAAGAAGCTCTTCTAA
- a CDS encoding DUF1786 domain-containing protein: MADTILCIDIGSGTQDVLLYSPDMEVENCPKFVLPAPARRIGEHIRQLTGKGRDIWLHGSNMGGGVSRAVRAHQQAGLAVAATPGAAYTMADDLSRLEESGIRLTEQCPEGSAPVHLTDFDEAWWRRFFETAELDWPGSVAACAQDHGFHPGKSNRMGRFNLWRTLLTEGAGRPESLIWDSPPAMLTRLADLGRDIGGGPVADTGAAAVLGALYVDEIEAHGRRTGITLVNIGNSHLIAFLLFDGRILGVYEQHTGCVDGPKLWADLARFRRGSLSFDQVFEENGHGCLTLDLPPEADGFGPTYVLGPRRSLLAGYDVTFPAPGGDMMLAGCFGLIKGLALRGPKSGR, from the coding sequence GTGGCCGACACCATCCTGTGCATCGACATCGGCAGCGGCACCCAGGACGTGCTGCTCTACTCGCCCGACATGGAGGTCGAGAACTGCCCCAAATTCGTGCTCCCGGCCCCGGCCCGGCGCATCGGGGAACACATCCGGCAACTGACCGGCAAAGGCCGGGACATCTGGCTGCACGGCAGCAACATGGGCGGCGGGGTGAGCCGGGCCGTCCGCGCCCATCAGCAGGCCGGACTGGCCGTGGCCGCCACCCCCGGCGCGGCCTACACCATGGCCGACGATCTCTCCCGGCTGGAGGAGTCCGGCATCCGGTTGACCGAGCAATGCCCCGAGGGATCTGCCCCCGTGCATCTCACGGACTTTGACGAAGCGTGGTGGCGCCGCTTCTTCGAAACAGCCGAGCTGGACTGGCCCGGCTCTGTGGCCGCCTGCGCCCAGGACCACGGCTTTCATCCCGGCAAGTCAAACCGCATGGGCCGTTTCAACCTCTGGCGCACGTTGCTGACCGAGGGGGCGGGCAGACCCGAAAGCCTGATATGGGACAGTCCGCCCGCCATGCTCACCCGGCTGGCCGACCTGGGTCGCGACATCGGCGGCGGACCTGTGGCCGATACCGGGGCCGCGGCCGTACTCGGCGCACTCTACGTGGACGAGATTGAGGCCCATGGACGCAGAACCGGCATCACCCTGGTCAACATAGGCAACTCCCACCTCATCGCCTTTCTGCTTTTTGATGGCCGCATCCTCGGCGTGTACGAGCAGCACACCGGCTGCGTGGACGGCCCCAAACTCTGGGCCGATCTGGCCCGCTTCCGCCGCGGCAGCCTGAGCTTTGACCAGGTGTTCGAGGAAAACGGGCACGGCTGCCTGACCCTGGACCTCCCCCCCGAGGCCGACGGCTTCGGCCCCACCTACGTTCTCGGCCCGCGCCGGAGCCTGCTGGCGGGATACGACGTAACCTTTCCGGCACCCGGCGGCGACATGATGCTCGCCGGATGCTTCGGTCTGATCAAGGGCCTGGCCCTGCGTGGCCCAAAAAGCGGCCGGTAA
- a CDS encoding esterase/lipase family protein — MSIFAWTLIVACVVLLAFSLFRYAGFLASNVRAGLLGEIRDHRGGLVRPVLAGMATSFVAGVAALMAYPLAWLPRREAEAGNLPVVLVHGLYHNRSAWPLFARHLARAGFTDLHTYEYNSFTGRFDEAVDGLCRTLDRLLGPRRGARAILVGHSLGGLVCRAAAVDPRCRGRVAALVALGSPHAGSELARMGLGAMARGLIPGRGAAQGGIPAMVGALPEPDCPRLALTSPVDDFVFPRSCLRPGRPGWIEHTVRPMGHVYMLYSPEVADATAEFLREATSAGAVRATFAEPI, encoded by the coding sequence ATGTCAATTTTCGCCTGGACCCTGATCGTTGCCTGCGTCGTCCTGCTCGCGTTCTCCCTGTTCCGTTATGCGGGATTTCTGGCGTCCAATGTCCGGGCCGGTCTGCTGGGCGAGATCCGCGACCACCGGGGCGGACTGGTCCGACCTGTCCTGGCCGGGATGGCGACCTCCTTTGTGGCCGGGGTTGCGGCGCTCATGGCCTACCCCCTGGCCTGGCTGCCGCGCCGGGAGGCCGAGGCCGGGAACCTGCCCGTTGTCCTGGTGCACGGCCTGTATCACAACCGCTCGGCCTGGCCGCTCTTTGCCCGCCATCTGGCTCGGGCCGGGTTCACCGATCTGCATACCTATGAATACAACAGTTTCACCGGCCGCTTCGACGAGGCCGTTGACGGGCTGTGCCGGACCCTGGACCGGCTGCTGGGGCCAAGGCGCGGGGCGCGGGCCATCCTGGTGGGCCACAGCCTGGGCGGGCTGGTCTGCCGGGCCGCGGCCGTTGATCCGCGCTGCCGCGGCCGGGTGGCGGCCTTGGTGGCCCTTGGTTCTCCCCATGCGGGGTCCGAGTTGGCCCGAATGGGGCTTGGCGCCATGGCTCGCGGCCTGATTCCTGGCCGTGGCGCTGCCCAAGGCGGTATCCCGGCCATGGTCGGGGCGCTGCCCGAGCCGGACTGCCCCAGGCTCGCCCTGACCAGCCCTGTGGACGATTTTGTCTTTCCCCGCTCCTGCCTGCGTCCGGGCAGACCCGGCTGGATCGAGCATACGGTTCGGCCCATGGGCCACGTCTACATGCTCTATTCGCCCGAGGTGGCGGACGCGACGGCGGAGTTCCTGCGCGAGGCAACCTCTGCCGGGGCCGTGCGGGCGACGTTCGCTGAACCCATTTGA
- a CDS encoding HEAT repeat domain-containing protein — MATLDAFRDKEFLDQIMILNEISGNKDAGDLPGLIDLLKNPVGDTSIDYMVVNALNAVLSSNEATVIKGLSDPHPGLRTLCIRVAGEHGFRNAAGPLADIAASETDPDQLMEILNALARIAAPSATPIFRSYLDHEDPFIKSTCIEALGRLKDEDSIDSFKAMLVDSEAPDRYEICDITTWKAVEALSSFERDDTIGFLVEKLHHKNPTVRRIITDALTSMGKSTVPMLLNAFETGDTDTRILAANVLGFVRDRSGADGLVAAFDKGQADDANVRYAVYEALGRIGTMKGIICLVDGLRETDELILMAVVGGLERHVNPGMVSTMTAMVAQADDQSDRLAKAVIATRATTLFDALYENAGAGDALMDALVQSRDPEIIDAFRAVLADIGGSRAEEDILRLPQVESTTRLALAADDSRSMCAMHRAILTDLGFEPFMAANGEEAYDHIEQGGRFDVIITDMNMPVMDGMELVGKVRNTPGFEDVPIIMVTTESEASQQSLASKAGVTAFITKPFKPETLKAKILEVTGG, encoded by the coding sequence ATGGCGACGCTAGATGCTTTCAGAGACAAGGAATTTCTGGATCAGATAATGATCCTCAACGAGATTTCCGGCAACAAGGACGCCGGGGATCTGCCCGGGCTCATTGACCTGCTCAAGAACCCCGTGGGAGATACCTCCATCGACTACATGGTGGTCAACGCCCTCAACGCCGTGCTTTCAAGCAACGAGGCCACGGTCATCAAGGGCCTGTCCGACCCCCATCCGGGTCTGCGGACCCTGTGCATCCGCGTGGCGGGCGAGCATGGCTTCCGAAACGCGGCCGGCCCCCTGGCCGACATTGCCGCGTCCGAAACCGACCCGGACCAGCTCATGGAAATCCTCAATGCCCTGGCGCGCATCGCCGCCCCCTCGGCCACCCCGATCTTCCGCAGCTACCTGGACCATGAAGACCCGTTCATCAAGTCCACCTGCATCGAGGCGCTGGGCAGGCTCAAGGACGAGGACTCCATCGACAGCTTCAAGGCCATGCTCGTCGACAGCGAGGCCCCGGATCGGTACGAAATCTGCGACATCACCACATGGAAGGCCGTGGAGGCCCTCTCCTCCTTCGAGCGGGATGACACCATCGGTTTTCTGGTGGAAAAACTCCATCACAAAAACCCCACGGTGCGCCGCATCATCACCGACGCCCTCACCTCCATGGGCAAGTCCACCGTACCCATGCTGCTCAACGCGTTCGAAACCGGCGATACCGACACCCGCATCCTGGCGGCCAACGTACTCGGCTTCGTGCGCGACCGATCGGGCGCCGACGGACTGGTGGCAGCCTTTGACAAGGGGCAGGCCGACGACGCCAATGTCCGCTATGCCGTGTACGAGGCATTGGGCCGCATCGGCACCATGAAGGGCATCATCTGTCTGGTGGACGGGCTCCGGGAGACGGACGAACTCATCCTCATGGCCGTGGTGGGCGGGCTTGAGCGCCACGTCAACCCCGGCATGGTTTCGACCATGACCGCCATGGTCGCCCAGGCCGACGACCAGAGCGACAGGCTGGCCAAGGCCGTCATCGCCACCCGGGCCACCACCCTCTTTGACGCCCTGTACGAGAATGCGGGGGCGGGGGACGCCCTGATGGACGCCCTGGTCCAGTCCAGGGACCCGGAAATCATCGACGCTTTCCGCGCCGTGCTCGCAGACATCGGTGGCAGCCGGGCCGAGGAGGACATACTGCGTCTGCCCCAGGTCGAAAGCACCACGCGGCTGGCCCTGGCAGCAGACGATTCGCGTTCCATGTGCGCCATGCACCGGGCCATCCTCACCGACCTCGGCTTCGAGCCATTCATGGCCGCCAACGGCGAAGAGGCTTACGACCACATCGAGCAGGGCGGTCGGTTCGATGTCATCATCACCGACATGAACATGCCCGTCATGGACGGCATGGAGCTGGTGGGCAAGGTGCGCAACACCCCGGGTTTTGAGGACGTGCCCATCATCATGGTCACCACCGAATCCGAGGCCTCGCAACAGAGCCTGGCCAGCAAGGCCGGGGTCACGGCCTTCATCACCAAGCCGTTCAAACCCGAGACCCTCAAGGCCAAGATACTGGAAGTCACTGGCGGCTGA